One part of the Dioscorea cayenensis subsp. rotundata cultivar TDr96_F1 chromosome 2, TDr96_F1_v2_PseudoChromosome.rev07_lg8_w22 25.fasta, whole genome shotgun sequence genome encodes these proteins:
- the LOC120271123 gene encoding crocetin glucosyltransferase 3-like codes for MPTQKHIVMLPYMAHGHLIPMFHLAKLIEQRYPDHTITIVNTPLNIQRLQSSLPPNSNIHLIDLPFSSSNHGLPPNSENTRSLPAHQKPLLLFTTESFEPHFNLLITNMIKDDHCPVCIIADLFYGWTVNTAKIHNIFHATYMPTGAIGSAFLFSMMKHLPHTKTEAMEFNLPGFPSSFRLHRTQLPGPLRSDDGSDEVSIFFRKKIELSSLSDAFLCNTVKEVETLGLQALRWNAGDVPVYPVGPLVPLEGLITGKRLGEEFESCVQWLGSRSPCSVIYILFGSENNISASQMMALAEGLETSGKPFIWVIRPPHGFPMDGEFSEEWLPDGLEERLRVSGQGLLVKTWAPHLEILGHKSTGVFINHCGNNSLLESLSRGVPIISWPLVYDQFCVSKMMVEELGVCVELASGVEDEVESVEVERVIGLVLDGEKGKEMKKKALKCMEMMREAMKDNGEVKGSSLIALDDFIKCVSVKCSTD; via the coding sequence ATGCCAACCCAAAAACACATAGTAATGCTGCCATACATGGCACATGGCCATCTCATCCCCATGTTCCACTTAGCAAAGCTCATTGAACAAAGATACCCAGATCACACCATCACCATTGTCAACACTCCTCTCAACATCCAAAGGCTTCAATCTTCACTCCCTCCAAACTCCAACATCCATCTCATAGACCTCCCTTTCTCAAGCTCCAACCATGGTCTCCCTCCCAACTCTGAGAACACTCGCTCCCTGCCAGCTCACCAAAAACCTCTCCTCTTATTCACCACTGAGTCATTTGAACCTCATTTCAACCTTCTCATCACCAACATGATCAAAGATGATCATTGTCCAGTTTGCATCATTGCTGATCTCTTCTATGGTTGGACTGTAAACACTGCAAAAATTCACAATATCTTCCATGCTACCTACATGCCTACAGGAGCAATTGGCTCTGCGTTCTTGTTCTCTATGATGAAGCATCTCCCACACACCAAGACAGAGGCCATGGAGTTCAATCTCCCCGGCTTCCCGTCATCTTTCCGTCTTCACCGAACTCAGCTTCCAGGTCCTTTGAGATCTGATGATGGTTCTGATGAAGTGTCTATCTTTTTCCGAAAGAAAATAGAGCTCTCATCCCTTTCTGACGCATTTCTTTGCAACACTGTGAAGGAGGTTGAAACCCTGGGGTTGCAGGCTCTCCGGTGGAACGCCGGGGATGTTCCTGTGTATCCCGTCGGCCCTCTAGTTCCACTTGAAGGGCTAATTACCGGAAAAAGGTTAGGGGAAGAGTTTGAGTCTTGTGTTCAATGGCTTGGTAGTCGGTCTCCTTGTTCAGTCATCTACATATTGTTTGGCTCAGAGAACAACATATCAGCATCTCAAATGATGGCACTTGCAGAGGGGTTGGAGACCAGTGGCAAACCTTTCATTTGGGTGATCAGACCACCACATGGGTTTCCCATGGATGGAGAATTTAGCGAGGAGTGGTTGCCGGATGGATTAGAAGAAAGATTGAGAGTTAGTGGACAGGGTTTGTTAGTGAAGACCTGGGCTCCTCACCTTGAGATACTGGGACACAAGTCCACTGGAGTGTTTATTAATCATTGTGGAAATAATTCGTTGCTGGAGAGCTTAAGTCGGGGAGTGCCAATCATCAGTTGGCCGTTGGTTTATGATCAATTTTGCGTGTCAAAGATGATGGTTGAGGAGTTGGGTGTATGTGTGGAGCTTGCTAGTGGTGTGGAGGATGAAGTTGAGAGTGtggaggttgagagggtgattgGATTGGTTTTGGATGGAGAGAaggggaaggagatgaagaagaaggctTTGAAATGCATGGAGATGATGAGAGAAGCCATGAAAGATAATGGAGAAGTGAAGGGATCTTCGCTCATTGCTCTTGATGATTTTATCAAGTGTGTATCGGTTAAGTGTTCTACCGATTAA